The genomic window AAGCAGGGCCTAaagcaggaaggggaaaggaggagggggggggaggcagagcccGGAGAATGCCTTCTCCCGGTGTCCAGCCCAGCAGGCCTCACCTGGAGGCGATTCTCTCCCCAAGGACCTCATGGAGCAGCGgttccccatccccctccccttctgctgGCTCTGCAGGATGCTGATCAAGCGAATCCAAGCCGTGATTCCCAAGGTGAGGCATCCAGGAATACTCGGAGCTGCTCTGCTCTGCAGGCCCTTCCATagctccaccctcccccactcctcctcacACCCATCAAGAGAAGTAGGCAGGGGGGAAACATCAGTGCATTGCCCCCTCACAAGGGACCCCGGAGCTCAGGCTCAGGCCCCGGGGGCTGCCGGGGCCTAGGGTTCACTCAACAATTGTAAAGCCCCCCGTCTATGCCAGGCATTGTCCCTActttgaacaaaaatgaaaatgacccAGGTCTTGTCCTCCAGTAGCTCATCATCTGATAGCAAAGAATCCCAGTTGTCTCCGTAGGAAAGGTGCTTTAATTTGTCAAAAGGAGAATTTCTGCAGGTGCATTCCCCATCCCTACCCGCGCCAAACTTGGGAGTCTCCCAGACCTGTAGTGACCATCACCCAGGGTCTCCTCGGCCCAGGGCTGCCCTGCCTTGGAATAGGGTACAAGGTAGCGAGGCCCTGCCCCCTGAGCTCTTCCCAGATGGCAGCTTGCAGTCCTCCTGGCACTGAGGGCTCACAGCAGCGGACAAGGTCCCCACTTCCCCAAGTTGGCACTGTGGGGGGAAAGGGTTTTTGCAGTTAGGTTCAGAGCAGAGAATCAAAACCGATGACGAGAGGGGCTGAGCTGGTTGGTCAGGGAGAGTTTCTGGGGAGGCGGGGATTAAGAGGACAAGGCCCTGGCAGACGAAGGGTCACGGTCAAGAACAGGCATGGCAAGCCTGAGGAACAGAGAGCCAGTGTGGCCATGGCAGGTGGGCCCCGGCAGAGCAGtcggagaaggggacagaggggcagGCACTGCCGGGCCATGCGGAAATATCTAAGCCAAGTTAGGAAACACTGGCTTTTGTTGTGAATGCAATCTGCAGCTCTGGAAGGATTTCAAGCAGGGGGATACCGTGATCTGATTCGCGCTTTAGAAAGATGGCTCTCCTACAGTTTGAAGAGCGGATTGGGCAGGTGGGAGGCAAGAATGAAAGGAGAACATTAAGGAGATGATTGCAGTCACCACGGTGAGAGAAGGCGGGCTCACTGGGACTGGGTGACGGAAGGGGCCTGGGGAGTGAGGATCTAGGATGGACAACTGCCTTGAGGAACGGGCTCTTTGGTGATGCCACCAGTTGAGATGCACAAACTTGAGAATATACAGGCTTGACCAGAAAACTAAAGCGCTCCTTAGCCATGAAGTCCAAGAAGCCTCTGTGCCCTACAAAAGGAGATGTTAAGCAGGTAGCTGAATACCCCCAAGCCTCAGGGGAAAGCTCAGGTCCAGAGACATCCATCTGAGAGTTGCTGGCTGTGGACAAGATTTAAATCTGAGGGAAAGAGTAGGGACATCCAGGGACATGGTGTGGACAGGGTGGAGGAGAAGGCCTGGTTCAGCAAGGGGAAATGCCAGCACCAAAGCATAAGCAACAGCCAGGAaggagcagcaggggaggggagggcacagtATGGCATGATGTCATagaaccagagagagaaggaagcatttCAAGAAGGAGGGGCTGAGAGCTGCTGTGAGGTGGAGGCAGGCACGACCAGTGTGATGGGGACAGAGGCCCGAATGGAGTGGGccccagggagaagggaggacaaGAAGTAGAATGGCAAATATCCACAATTCCTTCAAGAAGCTTCTccaggaagggaggcagagacaaGTGAGTCATGTTTGTGTGCCGATGAGACTGGCCAGCAGGTGGGAGAAgcagtgaggtggggggagagcgTAACATAGGGGTGAAGTACTTGAGAAGGTAGGGGCAGGTGTCCAGTGCGCGACAGGCTGGCCTTTGATAGAGCAGGACCACTCCTCTGTCACTAAAGTGGGGAGGTTGAGCCAAGTGTGGATTCTGACACAAGCAGGTGCGAGTATTTGGTGAAATGTATCCCTTCGGAAGGTAGGACACCCCAGAGATGTGCAGTTCACTGTGTCCCGCTCCCAACTCCACCTTCCCAGCAATGGGGGCAGTGGGACCGTGAGCAGGGGTAGACCCAAGGCCAGTCTGTGGCATCCAGCTTCTTTACGCGtattgattgaatgaataaaggatGAGCGAATGAGCCAGAGTGCTCatcacctctgcctctctccttgcccttcaGCTAGGAGGCTGAGTTTGGGATCAGCGTGGGCTGGGGAAACTCCTTGCTTCCCCCAGGGGCTCCTGAAACCAGGGACATGCTGGCTCTAGAAGCCACAAATGAGAGCTAATCCACCTTCAGGGAAACATAGCAAGCCCTGGGTCTGCAGGGAGAAGATACAGGTCTGATTGCACCTATGCCGCGGGCCACCATATGGCCTTGGTGATGCTCACCCGTCTGGGCTGGCCATGCTCCTTTCAGCAATTCCAGGGCCATTGGACCCAGGGCTGGGTCTGCACCTTGGTCCTGCACTCACTTAGTGACTCTGGCCAGGCCCCTTGGACTCTCCAATGCCCGGCATAATCGTTCTACCTCCCAGAAGATAGCGCTGGGCATGGAGTAGATCCTGCCAGGGAAGGTCCCAccccgccctctctctgcccccaccccagggtgtGCTGGCCATGACCGTGGGCCAGGTGTGTCACATTGTACCCCTGGTGGTGGGGGGCATCTGCCAGTGCCTGGCCGAGCGCTACACCGTCCTCCTGCTGGACGCACTGCTGGGCCGCGTGCTGCCCCAGCTGGTCTGTGGCCTCGTCCTCCGCTGCTCCAACGAGGACGGTGCTGGCCCAGGTGAGCCTGCTGCCTCAgccccctcccactgcccactcttctcttcccctgcccctggccttgcactaccctccccctccccagtccccccACACTGCACCAAGCAGGACAGGAACTGAGTACCTCTGCGGAGCAGTCTTCACTGTGTCCTCTCTAGTCCTCACAGCTCTGGAGTCCCTGCCCGGAGAATGGCTACCTGAAGAGTCCACGTGCCACCTCTGCATGTTTGTAACCAGCCAGGCAGGGAACAGCAGTGGGCCGGCCATGCTGCAGGCAATACGCCAGGCCTGCCTCAGCTCCTGGCCGGACAGGCAAAAGGTGCGGGACAGGCACGTGGGGGACTTGGGACCCTGGGCCTGCCCACAGTAGCGATTGAGCCCAGGAAAGTCTTCCCagtcagagacacacagagtggtCTGACCACTGCCCTTGGGGAGCTCAGCCGGACAGGCCAGGGACCAAAAAAACACGGAACAATAACTCAGGGCAAAACCTGCTAAGGTCACAAGTTGCCTCTGGACAAAGGGCTCGGGCTCCAGAGGACCTGCAGGCCTCCCTCCTGGGCAAAGAATGAGGCCCAGTTATCTATGAGGAGCTGAATAACACCAGGGCCCACTGGAGCAGAAGGGGGCCTGGCCTTCTCTCCAGGGCCCCCGTCCTGTCTTCGCCCCATCTCTCCTCTGTGTGACTCACTGGGGACAAACCCACCTATGGAGAGGGCTGGGCTTGAAGGTCCCAGAGTCCAGGACTCAGAGTCCATACAGTAAATTCCCTTCACAAAGTAAAACCCTGAGGGAAGCCTAATGACTACCTTCTCAGGAGGCAGGTTTCTGTATGGTACCGCCCTGCTCAGTGATGTTTAGGGCTCCCCACCGCCCACCAACATCAGGTTGCCAAGACCAGAAGAGCtttaaattggggggggggggggggattggggAGTTGGTGGCACAGGTCAGCCCCTGTGCCTGAGTTTCAAAGCCCTCATCTCCAGTGTCTCTGGCTTTCCCAACAGAAACCCTCCATTTCAGCCCATGCCGGCTCGTTCACAGCCAGAGCTGCTCAGTGGAGGCCGATGGCTGGATCTCCACTGGGTCAGGAGGGAGCCCTGGGGAGATCCAGATAAGGGGAGAGGCCAGGACGGTTAGGTGGGAGAGTCTTGCAATGGGCCCAGTTCTACCCCACGCCTGTTTCTGTCCCCTTCCTCAGTGTGAACAATTTGTGGAGCAGCACATGCCCCAGCTGCAGACCCTAGTGTCCAGGGGTGGGGATGCCCACACCACCTGCCAGGTATGCTCACCCTCCCAGCTGGTGCTGGGACTTTCCTCAGATCCCAGAGCCCCCACCCTCTCTCGTCCATGATCTTCAGAGGCCCTGCTCCTCTGGGCCCAGGGCAACCCCAGGAGGGCAGGCCCAGGACTGGGAGGTCCCCCCATGCTGTTTTAACACAGAAAAGATAGTCTCGGATGGGTCAAGAAAAAgccacaaaacagaaaaggagacataTGGGAAGGGCAGCTTTAAGGAGTGTGGTCTGATGCACATTTGGGGACGGGGGTTGTTCACTGAGCAGTGTGTGCTCGGCAGGGGGTGCAAAGTGAGTGTTCTGGGGCAAGCACCCTACCTCTGCAGGCCCTAAACCCAGAAGGCCCATGGCTCAGGAATGGCTCAAGAGGTCTCACACCAACAGCACCCACCAGGTGGCAGGTGGCCTGTCCCCCTTGGAACTGGGAATGGGGAACAGGCCTCAGGCCCTCATGCTGTCCCTGTGGCAGGTCCTGGGGGCGTGTGGGACCACGTCCAGTCCTCTCCAGTGCATCCACATTCCTCACTTCTGATGAGAACTCAAAGCCATGCCAGGTGAGTCCGGGCTTTCTAGCtgagggaggaagaggtgggTGGGTCCTGCACCCATCGGGACAGGGAGCCCCCTGCTCCCCAAGCAGGAAGAGGTGCCCAGTGCTGCTGGTTGCCCTATGCTCCTCCTCACAGGCCACAGCTCAAGGCTCCTGAGGGTCGCTGACAACACCACTTCAAGAATGGCCTCTCTCACACCCTCTCCTCAGAATCCTTGCCGCTGGTGCCAGGCCCAgctcccacctcccctgccctgtcccaGGCCCTCAAGGGGAGCTGCAGCCACCCTCTGCACCCACTGATGCTCTGTATTTGATGTACCAAGCCCAACCTTTCCTGAGGTTCAGGGGAAATCAGACTTTGCTGCACAAAAATGTCATCTCCTCCGACGCCAGGAGCCCCACCATCATCGGATCCCGCCTTCCAGAGATGcacttctctctccctatcaTTGTCCAAGTCAGAGGTAGCACCTTGGAGCGTGAGGGGCGAGTCAGATGCAGCCTCTGtgaccaggtgccccaggacagggAAATGACCCTGAGAGCGACAGACATAGCAACCATGGGCTTGAAGTGTCACTGAGAACAAACCTGGCCCACTTTGCCAATATGCTCAGAGCCAGCCCCTAACATGACAGCCATTTATCcatttgttcactcatttttttaaaaaaacgtggGTGCCTTTGGCCAGGCCACATTCTAGGCACAAGATCTACAGATGGGAATAAAACAATGAACCCTGTGC from Neofelis nebulosa isolate mNeoNeb1 chromosome 9, mNeoNeb1.pri, whole genome shotgun sequence includes these protein-coding regions:
- the SFTPB gene encoding pulmonary surfactant-associated protein B isoform X1, which translates into the protein MAKSHLLPWLLLLSTLCGPGAADRTASSLTCARGPEFWCQSLEQALQCRALGHCLQEVWGYIRADDLCQECEDIVHILTKMTKEAILQDSIRKFLERECDVLPLKLLVPQCHHMLDTYFPVVIDYFQNQINPKVICKYLGLCRPEHPEPGQEPELSDPLLDKLTLPVLPRALQARPGPHTQDLMEQRFPIPLPFCWLCRMLIKRIQAVIPKGVLAMTVGQVCHIVPLVVGGICQCLAERYTVLLLDALLGRVLPQLVCGLVLRCSNEDGAGPVLTALESLPGEWLPEESTCHLCMFVTSQAGNSSGPAMLQAIRQACLSSWPDRQKCEQFVEQHMPQLQTLVSRGGDAHTTCQVLGACGTTSSPLQCIHIPHF